In one window of Miscanthus floridulus cultivar M001 chromosome 12, ASM1932011v1, whole genome shotgun sequence DNA:
- the LOC136495194 gene encoding 4-coumarate--CoA ligase-like 9 has product MTQPNLTCTPLVLTPHKNCITGCLHLLPPVITPRQDPLSSSLTNAKPMPFLLLTTNAGQEATNNQQQLRMGDAPIAVVNEAEEEHIFRSRFPPVDLPDDVTVPEFVLAGAEAYADNVALVEAAPGGRSYTYGEVVRDVARFARALRSVGVRKGHVVVVALPNLAVYPVVSLGIMSAGAVFSGVNPRAIAAEIKKQVEDSEAKLVVTNEVAYDKVKDAGVPVISIGDDMERLPGAISWDELLAAADRAGAPVVALDPVQQSDLCALPYSSGTTGVSKGVMLSHRNLVSNLCSSMFAVGEELVGQVVTLGLMPFFHIYGITGICCSTLRHKGTVVVMDRFDLRTFLGALVTHRVMFAPIVPPVMLAMVKSPVADEFDLSDLALKSVMTAAAPLAPDLLAAFEKKFPGVQVEEAYGLTEHSCITLTHAAGDDPWQQGPVQIAKKNSVGFILPNLEVKFVDPDTGRSLPKNTPGEICVRSQAVMQGYYRKKEETERTIDAKGWLHTGDVGYIDDDGDVFIVDRIKELIKYKGFQVAPAELEAILLSHPSVEDAAVFGLPDEEAGEVPVSCVVRRRGSSESEADIMAYVAGRVASYKKLRQLQFVDVIPKSVSGKILRRQLRDEFVNRTKTAAA; this is encoded by the exons ATGACCCAACCAAACCTCACCTGCACACCACTTGTCTTGACACCACACAAGAATTGCATCACAGGATGCCTCCACCTTCTTCCTCCCGTCATTACTCCACGCCAAGACCCCCTCTCGTCGTCTCTTACAAATGCCAAGCCCATGCCCTTCCTCCTACTCACGACCAACGCCGGCCAAGAAGCCACCAACAACCAGCAGCAGCTCAGGATGGGCGACGCGCCCATCGCCGTCGTGAATGAGGCTGAGGAGGAGCACATCTTCCGGAGCCGGTTCCCACCCGTGGACCTGCCGGACGACGTCACCGTGCCGGAGTTCGTGCTGGCGGGCGCCGAGGCCTACGCGGACAATGTGGCGCTCGTGGAGGCCGCGCCGGGGGGCCGGTCCTACACCTACGGCGAGGTGGTCCGGGACGTGGCGCGGTTCGCCCGGGCGCTGCGGTCCGTGGGCGTCCGCAAGGGCCACGTAGTGGTGGTCGCGCTGCCGAACCTCGCGGTGTACCCCGTGGTGAGCCTCGGGATCATGTCGGCGGGCGCGGTCTTCTCCGGCGTGAACCCGCGCGCCATCGCTGCAGAGATCAAGAAGCAGGTGGAGGACTCGGAGGCCAAGCTCGTGGTCACCAACGAGGTGGCCTACGACAAGGTGAAGGACGCGGGCGTGCCGGTGATCAGCATCGGGGACGACATGGAGCGCCTCCCCGGCGCGATCAGCTGGGACGAGCTCCTCGCCGCCGCGGACCGCGCGGGCGCGCCGGTGGTGGCGCTGGACCCGGTGCAGCAGTCCGACCTGTGCGCGCTCCCCTACTCGTCCGGCACGACGGGGGTGTCCAAGGGCGTGATGCTGAGCCACCGGAACCTGGTCTCCAACCTCTGCTCCTCCATGTTCGCCGTCGGGGAGGAGCTGGTCGGGCAGGTGGTCACCCTGGGGCTCATGCCCTTCTTCCACATCTACGGCATCACCGGCATCTGCTGCTCCACGCTCCGGCACAAGGGCACGGTGGTGGTAATGGACCGCTTCGACCTGCGCACGTTCCTGGGCGCGCTGGTGACGCACCGAGTGATGTTCGCGCCCATCGTGCCGCCCGTGATGCTGGCCATGGTGAAGAGCCCCGTGGCCGACGAGTTCGACCTCTCCGACCTCGCCCTCAAGTCCGTCATgaccgccgccgcgccgctcgcGCCGGACCTGCTCGCGGCATTCGAGAAGAAGTTCCCGGGTGTGCAGGTGGAGGAGGCGTACGGGCTCACGGAGCACAGCTGCATCACGCTGACGCACGCCGCCGGCGACGACCCGTGGCAGCAGGGGCCCGTCCAGATCGCCAAGAAGAACTCGGTGGGGTTCATCCTGCCCAACCTGGAGGTGAAGTTCGTGGACCCCGACACGGGTCGGTCGCTGCCCAAGAACACGCCCGGGGAGATCTGCGTCCGGAGCCAGGCCGTGATGCAGGGCTACTACAGGAAGAAGGAGGAGACGGAGCGCACCATCGACGCCAAGGGCTGGCTCCACACCGGCGACGTCGGCTacatcgacgacgacggcgacgtgtTCATCGTCGACCGGATCAAGGAGCTGATCAAGTACAAGGGCTTCCAGGTTGCTCCTGCCGAGCTGGAGGCCATTCTCCTGTCCCACCCGTCAGTGGAAGACGCGGCCGTCTTCGG CCTGCCGGACGAGGAGGCCGGCGAGGTCCCGGTGTCGTGCGTggtgcggcggcgcggctcgtcGGAGAGCGAGGCTGACATCATGGCGTACGTGGCGGGCCGCGTGGCGTCGTACAAGAAGCTCCGGCAGCTGCAGTTCGTGGACGTCATCCCCAAGTCGGTTTCCGGCAAGATCCTGCGGCGGCAGCTTAGGGACGAGTTCGTCAACAGGACCAAAACGGCAGCAGCCTAG